A region of Mammaliicoccus sp. Dog046 DNA encodes the following proteins:
- a CDS encoding nuclear transport factor 2 family protein produces MEVLDAYFKLFDESRYSEESFEQLNALFSDDIEFVLNKQSYHGKAAWIQFVKSVYKSNKDLKHMYNGWVQNEDGSYETKWAICGNRFETGVYTQEGMDIARLNADGKIIYLENKPNDVTFFSGQ; encoded by the coding sequence ATGGAAGTTTTAGATGCGTACTTTAAATTATTTGATGAGTCCAGATATAGTGAAGAAAGTTTTGAACAGCTCAATGCACTGTTTAGTGATGACATCGAGTTTGTCTTAAATAAGCAGTCTTATCACGGTAAAGCAGCTTGGATTCAATTTGTGAAAAGCGTTTATAAGTCCAACAAAGACTTGAAGCATATGTATAATGGCTGGGTTCAAAATGAAGATGGATCTTATGAGACGAAATGGGCGATTTGTGGTAATCGATTTGAAACAGGTGTATACACACAAGAAGGTATGGATATTGCACGATTAAATGCAGATGGCAAGATTATATATTTAGAAAATAAACCGAATGATGTAACATTCTTCTCAGGACAGTAG
- a CDS encoding PTS mannitol transporter subunit IICB has product MAEQTEQKKGIGPKVQAFGSFLSSMIMPNIGAFIAWGLITALFIPDGWLPNKELATMVDPMIKYLIPLLIAFSGGRLVHGLRGGVVGATATMGVIAAFPDTPMLIGAMIMGPLLGWLMKKVDDFLVPRTPQGFEMLFNNFSAGILAFIMAIIGFKGLAPLVEGLMKVLGMGVDFLVSHHLLPLVSIIIEPAKTVFLNNAINHGVLTPLASEQVTTAGKSILYTLESNPGPGLGILLAYMVFGKGTAKATSYGAGIIHFFGGIHEIYFPYVLMRPLLLIAVIFGGMTGVATFSMFDFGTTGPASPGSILAYFAITPKGSYLVMLLGIFLATLVSFVIASIILKFTKDPEGDIEAATAEMEARKGKKSSVSGALTGTKEEDSAETTSENNEDESEQLLDKYDTENIDAHDFSNVQKVIFACDAGMGSSAMGAGMLRNKFKKAELTDIEVTNTAINQLPDDADVVITQKTLTDRAIKKNPKAIHISVDNFLNSPRYEELINELKK; this is encoded by the coding sequence ATGGCAGAACAAACAGAACAGAAAAAAGGTATTGGCCCTAAGGTTCAAGCTTTTGGTTCTTTTTTAAGTAGTATGATTATGCCGAATATCGGTGCTTTTATTGCTTGGGGTCTTATTACAGCATTATTTATTCCAGATGGTTGGTTACCAAACAAAGAACTCGCAACAATGGTAGATCCAATGATCAAATATTTGATTCCACTGTTAATTGCTTTTAGTGGTGGTCGTTTAGTACACGGTCTTCGTGGTGGTGTCGTAGGTGCTACAGCAACAATGGGGGTTATTGCTGCATTCCCGGATACACCAATGTTGATTGGTGCAATGATTATGGGGCCGCTTCTTGGTTGGTTAATGAAGAAAGTTGATGACTTCTTAGTTCCTAGAACGCCTCAAGGTTTTGAAATGTTATTCAATAATTTCTCAGCAGGTATTCTTGCTTTCATTATGGCTATTATTGGTTTCAAAGGATTAGCCCCTCTCGTTGAAGGACTAATGAAAGTACTTGGTATGGGTGTTGATTTCTTAGTTTCTCATCACTTATTACCTTTAGTAAGTATCATTATTGAACCTGCTAAAACGGTATTCTTAAACAACGCAATTAATCATGGTGTATTGACACCACTCGCGTCTGAACAAGTAACAACAGCAGGTAAATCCATTCTTTATACATTGGAATCAAACCCTGGACCTGGTTTAGGTATCTTACTTGCTTATATGGTTTTCGGTAAAGGTACAGCAAAAGCAACATCATATGGTGCTGGTATTATCCACTTCTTTGGTGGTATTCATGAAATTTACTTCCCATATGTATTAATGCGTCCTTTATTATTAATCGCAGTTATATTTGGTGGTATGACAGGTGTCGCAACATTTAGCATGTTCGACTTCGGTACAACTGGTCCAGCATCACCAGGTTCTATACTTGCCTACTTTGCAATTACACCTAAAGGCAGCTACTTAGTTATGTTATTAGGTATATTCTTAGCAACATTAGTTTCATTCGTCATCGCGTCTATCATCTTGAAGTTCACTAAAGATCCTGAAGGTGACATTGAAGCAGCAACTGCTGAAATGGAAGCGCGTAAAGGTAAAAAATCTTCAGTAAGTGGTGCTTTAACTGGCACTAAAGAAGAAGATTCAGCTGAAACGACTTCTGAAAATAATGAAGATGAGTCAGAACAATTACTCGATAAGTATGATACTGAAAATATTGATGCACATGATTTCTCAAATGTACAAAAAGTCATCTTCGCTTGTGATGCCGGTATGGGTTCAAGTGCTATGGGTGCAGGTATGTTGAGAAACAAGTTTAAGAAAGCTGAGTTAACAGATATAGAGGTCACAAACACTGCTATCAACCAACTACCTGATGATGCAGATGTCGTTATTACTCAGAAGACTTTAACAGACAGAGCTATCAAGAAAAATCCAAAAGCCATTCATATCTCAGTAGATAATTTCTTAAATTCACCTAGATATGAAGAGCTCATTAACGAATTGAAAAAATAA
- a CDS encoding GH25 family lysozyme, with amino-acid sequence MFKKLLSIAFGTILFSSMFYNSAEASEQAGTMGQGYKKYIAQEGKQENKAGRQETMEEAAVRARENSVLDLSEWQGTLTSAQVKKLKSNYDFIILRAQYGSDYKDKTFATNSQLLDANNMKYGVYSYSMYEDPNDARVEARSLYNRAPNASFYVNDYEEDRVTSGDANESTVAWLDEMRKYSGNKKVLLYSYEDFMENNIAESVPSYDGLWLAAYQDTEPEREHVMWQYTDSYYSEELDQNVDANVLGPNVQTSWLLS; translated from the coding sequence ATGTTTAAAAAATTATTAAGTATTGCGTTTGGTACGATATTGTTTAGTTCAATGTTCTATAATAGTGCAGAAGCTTCTGAACAAGCAGGTACGATGGGACAAGGATATAAAAAATACATAGCTCAAGAGGGTAAACAAGAAAATAAAGCAGGTCGTCAAGAGACAATGGAAGAGGCAGCTGTAAGAGCGAGAGAAAATTCAGTCTTAGATTTGTCAGAATGGCAAGGTACATTGACGTCAGCTCAAGTGAAAAAATTAAAATCAAATTATGACTTTATCATATTGAGAGCGCAATATGGTTCGGATTATAAAGATAAGACATTCGCAACGAACTCACAATTATTAGATGCGAATAATATGAAGTACGGTGTGTACTCATATAGTATGTATGAGGATCCTAATGATGCAAGAGTCGAAGCACGATCATTATATAATAGAGCGCCGAATGCAAGTTTCTATGTTAACGATTATGAAGAAGACAGGGTAACTTCAGGTGATGCTAATGAAAGTACAGTGGCATGGTTAGATGAAATGAGAAAGTATTCAGGAAATAAGAAAGTACTATTATATTCTTACGAAGACTTTATGGAAAATAACATTGCAGAATCAGTTCCATCTTATGATGGTTTATGGTTAGCCGCATATCAAGATACTGAACCAGAAAGAGAACATGTAATGTGGCAATATACAGACAGTTATTATTCTGAAGAGCTCGACCAAAATGTGGATGCCAATGTACTAGGACCAAACGTTCAAACGAGTTGGTTATTGTCATAA
- a CDS encoding YeiH family protein, with protein MFGNINQSFVKGIGFTLIIALFSMLLAVLPMFNKVGALAIAIIIAMIYRQVRGYPTHIASGVAFSSKKLLRLAIILYGLKLDLSKILFSGSKLLVLDIGVVIFSIVFILCINHFIKGDKSLVLLLGIGTGVCGAAAIAAMSPILKSKESDIGMSVGLIAILGTIWSLSYTVILAIFPMSSEMYGIWSGASLHEIAHVILAANAGGSEALEYGLITKLGRVFLLIPLSICFLVILNRKKSNQTVQKIEFPYFLIGFLLMSAIHTFIPIPASVLNMINTLTTLLLIMAMVGLGLNVSFKEIRTKAFKPLVATVITSVVLSVITFGVAYLFATS; from the coding sequence ATGTTCGGGAACATTAATCAGTCATTTGTGAAAGGAATTGGATTTACGTTAATCATTGCTTTATTCAGTATGTTATTAGCTGTATTACCAATGTTCAATAAAGTTGGTGCACTAGCTATCGCAATTATCATAGCGATGATTTATAGACAAGTTCGTGGTTATCCTACACATATTGCATCGGGAGTTGCTTTTTCTTCTAAAAAGCTTTTAAGATTAGCAATTATTCTTTACGGATTGAAATTGGATTTATCAAAGATTTTATTTAGCGGGAGTAAATTATTAGTATTAGATATCGGGGTTGTTATATTTTCGATTGTTTTTATTTTATGCATCAATCATTTTATTAAAGGGGATAAATCGTTAGTATTACTGCTCGGTATAGGTACTGGTGTTTGTGGAGCTGCTGCCATTGCAGCAATGTCTCCAATTTTAAAATCAAAAGAAAGTGATATCGGCATGAGTGTTGGACTCATTGCCATTCTTGGAACGATTTGGTCGTTATCATATACAGTTATTTTAGCCATATTCCCGATGTCATCGGAAATGTACGGTATATGGTCGGGCGCAAGTTTACATGAAATCGCCCATGTAATTTTAGCTGCAAATGCTGGCGGCTCAGAAGCATTAGAATATGGATTAATAACAAAGTTAGGTAGAGTATTCTTATTAATTCCTTTGAGCATATGCTTTTTAGTCATTTTAAACAGAAAAAAATCCAATCAAACAGTACAAAAAATAGAATTTCCATACTTTTTAATTGGATTTTTATTAATGAGTGCAATCCATACTTTTATTCCAATACCAGCTAGTGTGTTAAATATGATCAACACATTAACAACGCTACTGTTAATCATGGCGATGGTTGGACTAGGATTAAATGTATCATTTAAAGAAATACGCACGAAAGCATTCAAACCATTAGTCGCTACTGTAATCACATCAGTTGTTTTATCAGTGATTACTTTTGGCGTTGCGTACCTCTTTGCTACTTCATAA